Proteins from a single region of Gordonia hongkongensis:
- a CDS encoding glycosyltransferase → MGRPIDQRSLTARGPEQLSGVRVVYVAAEHRAGGVGAYAQVFADMVRSRVADFHEVRHPQPGSDSIGDLRARRREIAAIIDDAGARPVVVHCELSGGSVESFWPTAGLERRRPSVLVSATVHDPPGLVWWPGRVATLAQRRVLNHAIHFPLRPLSRGIERRVTGSRTLFAMSDVGARSLLRAYPDADVRHAYMPVWTRGEVVPAPDRPRAIGLFGLVYRGKGFEHVTRLRRALPEDIAIRIAGRGTEDLPAVDGVDILGGLDDADLPDFFSSIRALVVPYGARSPYGEAFPGSSVVNDAIAHLTPVVCTGHGALAELRSEGGAVVVDEEGCTPEVLVEELAAAATALVGSPDRLSVMVNALRRMREVRQPDAVVDTYLTTWSGVLCRR, encoded by the coding sequence ATGGGGAGACCGATCGATCAACGGAGCCTGACAGCCCGAGGTCCCGAACAGCTCTCGGGCGTGCGGGTCGTCTACGTCGCGGCCGAACATCGCGCCGGCGGGGTCGGTGCGTACGCGCAGGTCTTCGCCGACATGGTGCGCTCGCGCGTCGCCGACTTCCATGAGGTCCGGCACCCCCAGCCCGGGAGCGACTCGATCGGGGACCTGCGTGCGCGTCGGCGAGAGATCGCCGCGATCATCGACGATGCGGGTGCACGACCGGTCGTGGTGCACTGTGAGCTCTCCGGCGGGTCAGTCGAATCCTTCTGGCCGACTGCGGGACTCGAGCGCCGGCGCCCGAGTGTTCTGGTCAGTGCCACCGTCCACGACCCTCCGGGCCTCGTGTGGTGGCCGGGTCGCGTCGCCACCCTGGCGCAGCGACGGGTCCTCAACCACGCCATCCACTTCCCGCTGCGTCCGCTCTCGCGCGGGATCGAGCGCCGTGTCACGGGGTCGCGGACGTTGTTCGCGATGAGCGACGTGGGGGCGCGGTCGTTGCTGCGGGCCTATCCGGACGCGGATGTGCGGCACGCCTACATGCCGGTGTGGACCCGGGGCGAGGTGGTCCCCGCGCCGGACCGGCCCCGGGCGATCGGACTGTTCGGACTCGTGTACCGCGGCAAGGGTTTCGAACATGTGACCCGGCTCCGCCGTGCCCTTCCCGAGGACATCGCGATCCGCATCGCCGGACGCGGGACCGAGGACCTGCCCGCGGTCGACGGGGTAGACATCCTCGGCGGCCTCGACGACGCGGATCTCCCGGACTTCTTCTCGTCGATCCGTGCGCTCGTCGTGCCCTACGGTGCGCGCAGCCCGTACGGTGAGGCGTTCCCGGGGTCGAGCGTCGTCAACGACGCCATTGCTCACCTCACCCCGGTGGTGTGCACCGGTCACGGCGCATTGGCCGAACTCCGCTCGGAGGGTGGCGCTGTCGTCGTCGACGAGGAGGGTTGTACGCCCGAGGTCCTGGTCGAGGAGCTCGCGGCCGCGGCCACCGCACTCGTCGGATCGCCCGATCGCCTGTCGGTGATGGTCAACGCCCTGCGGCGGATGCGCGAAGTCCGTCAGCCGGACGCGGTCGTCGACACCTACCTCACCACGTGGTCGGGTGTGCTGTGCCGAAGATGA
- a CDS encoding lipopolysaccharide biosynthesis protein, whose protein sequence is MMGLTEAEPTPGRARTGRQQIAKALIAAAWTYGGRAAGLGWTLVLTVHLGVGSYGEYAMAFALGAIIAAPLDNPFAVRAIRESERAFDGERVTRVLLGLGLMVAGAACLTTSLLVWFALFVAGGEIVFNAVKSRALRDGHPDRVMRYDTTRQLLSIALAVGYLQFAESPDLDIASFCYLAPYLVVAVYSVTLIPGHRPAIPGSARLIAILFGEHLANALYMQGDILLLGALTDADVAGYFAIASTVGWAAGQVGMSLANTYHESLRAAGGAVSAGPPRSHVLVVAAVTSALVMTAGAVLLATSIADELAWALVVISLFVGLRIVNNVLTTILYVQRRDIVRSVAAAALVPIKLGMVWALVDFGAVGAATASVITDAVLLVIFLRSVRPAGLSRKGTRITKEGNV, encoded by the coding sequence ATGATGGGGCTCACCGAGGCCGAGCCGACCCCGGGGCGTGCGAGAACCGGTCGGCAGCAGATCGCGAAGGCGCTGATCGCCGCGGCGTGGACCTATGGCGGCCGGGCCGCGGGTCTGGGCTGGACGCTCGTCCTGACCGTCCATCTCGGTGTCGGTTCCTACGGTGAGTACGCGATGGCCTTCGCCCTCGGCGCGATCATCGCAGCGCCACTGGACAATCCGTTCGCGGTGCGTGCCATCCGTGAGTCCGAGCGCGCCTTCGACGGTGAGCGCGTCACCCGGGTGCTGCTGGGGCTCGGTCTCATGGTGGCGGGCGCGGCATGTCTGACGACGTCGCTTCTCGTGTGGTTCGCGTTGTTCGTGGCCGGCGGCGAGATCGTCTTCAACGCCGTCAAGAGCCGGGCCCTGCGCGACGGACACCCCGACCGCGTCATGCGGTACGACACCACGAGACAGCTGCTGAGCATCGCACTCGCCGTCGGTTACCTGCAGTTCGCGGAGTCTCCGGATCTGGACATCGCCAGCTTCTGCTATCTCGCACCGTATCTCGTTGTCGCCGTGTACTCGGTGACCCTCATCCCCGGTCACCGGCCGGCGATCCCCGGGTCGGCCCGGCTCATCGCGATCCTGTTCGGCGAGCATCTCGCCAATGCCCTCTACATGCAGGGCGACATCCTGCTCCTGGGCGCGCTGACCGATGCCGATGTGGCCGGATACTTCGCGATCGCGAGTACGGTGGGCTGGGCCGCCGGACAGGTCGGGATGTCGTTGGCCAACACGTACCACGAGTCGCTGCGCGCGGCCGGCGGCGCCGTGTCGGCGGGGCCGCCGAGAAGTCACGTCCTGGTCGTCGCGGCAGTGACGTCGGCACTGGTCATGACGGCCGGCGCTGTTCTCCTGGCGACGTCGATCGCTGATGAACTCGCGTGGGCGCTCGTCGTCATCTCGCTGTTCGTCGGACTGCGCATAGTCAACAACGTACTCACGACCATCCTGTATGTGCAGCGCCGCGACATCGTCCGGAGCGTCGCCGCGGCCGCACTGGTACCGATCAAACTCGGGATGGTCTGGGCACTGGTCGATTTCGGCGCCGTAGGAGCGGCAACGGCGTCGGTGATCACCGACGCCGTACTCCTGGTGATCTTCCTGCGATCGGTACGACCGGCGGGACTGTCTCGGAAGGGAACCCGAATAACGAAGGAGGGCAACGTATGA
- a CDS encoding glycosyltransferase: MTTVTFMVAKDIELDHGGDVALARVVLDIAAESFDVRTVCLSNHLAVGTAPPTSSDGSVIRVAKPPVKAPALLADSLRTRRSVCHTRFDVDELVRVLDELDSDVFVAEHSYMAESYLRSGQVGRSEFVVNTVNSESLVWRLTRGLPGRIEAPRILADELRVARAASAVGTYDLEEAQFYRDEGCPGARWIDLTLPPGPRAGSEADVPRLVFMGTRDWPPNQEGFLEILELWPRIGAGIDGAELCIIGAPKPGATPPPLPAGVRDLGFVDDLNSFLGSCRALVAPISTGGGVRVKLLDAASRGLPVVGTTEAIGSLGPVFGLTAYDDRYEFVDRCRQFLLDADLARKEGQRIFDTNADRWQQRVPQEAVEMLLSRGPVPAGH, encoded by the coding sequence ATGACGACCGTGACGTTCATGGTGGCCAAGGACATCGAGCTGGACCACGGTGGCGATGTGGCACTGGCCCGGGTGGTCCTCGACATCGCAGCCGAGTCGTTCGACGTCCGCACGGTGTGCCTGTCCAACCATCTCGCAGTGGGTACGGCGCCGCCCACCTCGTCCGACGGTTCGGTGATCCGGGTGGCGAAACCGCCGGTGAAGGCGCCGGCATTGCTCGCAGACAGTCTGCGGACACGACGCAGCGTGTGCCACACCCGCTTCGACGTCGACGAACTCGTCCGCGTTCTCGACGAACTCGACAGCGACGTCTTCGTCGCCGAGCACTCCTACATGGCCGAGTCCTATCTGCGCTCCGGGCAGGTGGGTCGCAGCGAATTCGTCGTCAACACCGTCAACTCCGAGTCGCTGGTGTGGCGGCTCACGCGCGGACTCCCCGGAAGGATCGAAGCGCCGCGGATACTGGCCGACGAACTCCGGGTTGCCCGAGCGGCGTCCGCGGTCGGTACCTACGACCTCGAGGAAGCGCAGTTCTACCGCGACGAAGGGTGCCCGGGGGCACGCTGGATCGATCTGACCCTCCCGCCCGGCCCGCGTGCCGGCTCCGAGGCGGACGTGCCGCGGCTGGTGTTCATGGGCACGCGGGACTGGCCGCCGAACCAGGAAGGCTTTCTGGAGATCCTCGAACTGTGGCCGCGGATCGGCGCCGGGATCGACGGTGCCGAACTGTGCATCATCGGGGCACCCAAGCCCGGCGCAACACCACCGCCGCTACCCGCGGGTGTCCGCGATCTGGGCTTCGTCGACGACCTCAACTCGTTCCTCGGCTCCTGCCGTGCCCTGGTCGCGCCGATCTCGACCGGCGGCGGGGTCCGGGTGAAGCTTCTCGACGCGGCGAGCCGGGGTCTACCGGTGGTGGGTACGACGGAGGCGATCGGTTCCCTCGGGCCCGTCTTCGGTCTGACCGCCTACGACGATCGGTACGAGTTCGTCGATCGGTGCCGACAGTTCCTGCTCGACGCCGATCTCGCCCGCAAGGAGGGGCAGCGGATCTTCGATACCAATGCCGATCGATGGCAGCAGCGGGTTCCGCAGGAAGCCGTGGAAATGTTGCTGAGTCGCGGCCCCGTGCCTGCCGGTCACTGA